The Chitinophaga caeni genome segment AAGTTTTATCGTCTATTTGGTTGATGCGGGGCGTGGTATAGGCTTTATCATAAGGCACACATTCCACGACATCCGTCTTCTGTTTCCCTGTAACATATAAGAGTGAAAAAAGGAATAGCATGATCACGATAGCCGTCATGCCGATTGCTTTACCTTCAAATTTGTCTAACATGATCAATAGTTTAAGCGCGTTGTAACATGATTAAATAGATGCCGTACCAGATGCCCAGGCATAGGGCAATCAACAATACGAAAAAGGCGATGGCCCCTTTTGGGACGAATTTTTCCCCGTTATCTTGTTGGGAGTTCATAATTGGTTGTTTTGTGATGATGGCACAAATCTAGCGGTAGCCTTCCCCCAAAATCATGAGGTCACTTCCCTTTAAGCTTGATTCTACTCAGTTGAAAAACTGATTGAAATCAGTACGCTCTGGTCAACATTCCGTAAATTGCAGGATAGATAAGGCTATGGCCGCATGAATAATTTTACGATTGTATAACATACCAGCGTTTTAAATCAGTTCCATGTTCCGTTTTGGTCACCGGCAAATATTATTTGCCTCCTTTATTATCTTATTAGTCACGGTATTTTTGTTGATTTGGCGGCCGGATTATAATTTCTTTGATGGCGGCTTGATCACCGTTATCTTGTTGACTTTATTTATAAAAGATGAAACCATCACTAGCTGGATGGGCGTAATTTGCACGGTAGTGGTGGTGACAGTTGCCTTCCTGCCGCACAAGAACCCTAATCCCGCCGAGGTATTCATCGAGCACTTTTTCTCGCTGATACTGGTAATCGGAACGACCTTGCTGGTGATCTTCGTAAAACGCTTATACCGCACGCTGGAAGCGGAAGAAAACCAGCTAACCGCACTCATACAACATGCCACTGAAGGAATTATCTTAACAAACGAAGACGGGCTAATCATATTGGCCAATCCCGAAGCGGAGAACCTATTTGGATATACATCGGAAGAAATGTTGAGAAAACCGATTGAAACGCTTATTCCTAGTCGGTTCAGGGAGAAACATGTCGGTCATAGGAAAAATTTCAATAAACAACCGGCAGATAGGAAAATGGGGAGCGGTATGGCCTTATTTGCTTTACGGAAAGATGGAACGGAGTTCCCTGTAGAAGTTAGCCTTAGCCATTTTAAACAAGGCTACGACAAGTTTGTGTTGGCCTTCGTTGTAGATATTACCATGCGAAAGGAATCTGAAGATCGGCTACTGGCGCAAAAGCAACAATTAGAAGAACTAACCCGCTCCATGCAGCGTCTTAACCAGGACCTGGAGCAAAAAGTTGATGAACGAACCCGTAACCTGCAAGATGCCTTGCAACAACTCGAAATTTCGCAACAGGAGCTCGAAGAAGCACTTCATAAAGAAAAAGAACTCAACGAGATCAAATCCAGGTTCGTATCGATGGCCTCACATGAGTTCCGTACCCCTTTGAGCGCCATTTTATCTTCCGCTGCCTTGATCAAAAAATATGAACAAACCGAAGATCAGCAAAAAAGAGAAAAACATGTGCAGAAAATACGGGACGCCGTAAAACATCTAAATGAATTGCTGGAAGATTTCCTCTCCCTGGGCAGGATAGAAGAAGGGAAAGTCAATATACACCCCGAAGATATCCCGCTGGCGAGCTTAATGCAGGAAACGAGGGAAGAAGTACAAGGACTGCTTAAAAAAGGTCAACATATAGATATTTCCGTGGACGCGGCCTTAGTAATCTTAACCGACAAACGATTACTTAAACATATTTTCGTAAACTTGTTAACCAATGCGATCAAGTTTTCTCCTGAAAACAGCCCCATTTCTTGGGTAGCAAACAAAACGGGGGAAAACATTCGTATGGAGGTCGCAGATCAAGGTATGGGAATACCCAAGGAAGATCAGCATTACCTATTCAGTAGCTTTTTCCGTGCAAAAAATGTAACCAATATCCAGGGTACAGGCTTAGGTTTACATATCGTTAAACGTTACGTGGATATGTTGTCGGGGAATATACAAGTTGAAAGCGAACTCGGCAAAGGCACCAGTATAATCATTTCATTTCCAAATCATACTTTGTAAAGCATGGCCACCATATTAGTAGTAGACGATCATACAGATATCAGGGAAAATATTGCTGAAATATTGTCCTTGGCCGGTTATGATACCATCGAAGCAGAAAACGGTAAAAAAGCTGTAGAACTGGCAAGGGGCAGCAAGCCGGATCTTATCGTTTGTGATATCATGATGCCGGAACTAGATGGTTACGGCGTTTTGCACCTATTGCGGAAAATCCCTGAAACGGAACACATTCCTTTTATATTCCTAACCGCAAAAACCGAGCGCGGGGACCTTCGCAAAGGGATGGAAATGGGAGCTGATGACTTTATTACCAAACCATTTGAAGATGTTGAATTACTGGCAGCCGTAGAAACAAGGCTCAAAAAACAGTCGATGCTGGAACAAAAACTAGCCCAATCGCAGCAACAAACTGTCAATAACCTGTTACAAGACTGGCAATCTTCCGGTTTATTAAACCTCGACCCTGATAATTACAGCAGTACCGTACTTGGCAAAAAGCAACCCGTTTACCGGGAAGGTAAACACCCGCAATATTTATATTATGTCAAATCCGGCAAAGTAAAAGCTTATAAATTAAACGATGACGGCAAGGAATATATCACGAATTTATATGGCGAAGGAGATTATTTCGGGTATGTTTCTCTGATAGAAAATAAACCCTACGAGGAAAATGCCGAAGCATTGGAGAATACAGAATTAACACTGATTCCCAAAGACGTGTTCTTAGAACAACTATTGAACGATGTAACCGTTGCCCGGACTTTTATAAAACGCATCGCCACCGAGGTAAAGGAAAAGGAAGACCGGCTGTTACAATTAGCTTATGACTCCCTGCGGAAAAGGGTCGCCAGCGGCCTACTCGATATCCATGACAAGTTACATAAAGAACAAGGTTCCGATGCTCTCATAGAACTATCTAGGGATGATATTGCCCGCTACGTGGGAACCGCCACTGAATCCCTGATACGTACCCTAAGCGACTTCAAACATGAAAAATTGATAGAGATGAAAGGTACCCGCATCCGCATCGTGGAACCGGAAAAGCTAAGAAAATTATTATATTAAAACATTATTGTCCGACTAAAATTGCATTAAATTTACTTAGATTCCTTACCTGGTCAAAGACATAAGCGAAGGATGATACATTCACCCCCTGCCAAGAGAACCGTGGAACTTCGCACCGTTGATGGCCAAGGGAAGCTTGGCCATACAGTAGTACAAAAGTTGGATCGAGCGATCAAATTGGCGGCCGTGATGGCCAATTTGTGCCCTTTTTGGAACCTTTTTTGGGCAAGCAAAAAAGTACAAGAAACGAGCAGATGAACATTGAATCGAACTATCGAGGGATCAAATTGCTCCCCGGTTAAAATTTAGCCGGGCAACAAAGATTTTAAAACATTAAAAGCCCCTATCCAATCACTTGAAAAGGGGCTTTCTTCAAATACTTAAAAAGACAATTACAGTTACAAAAAAACGAATAACGTTCAACTACCCCCCCTTGAAATCAGCGGGTTCCGTGAACAAGAACGGCGGAAAGAAATTCCGCCGCTATTAATCTTCGAGACACTTACAGGGTTAACAATACCAAATGAATGCGCACACTTCTAAATAGTGTGAAATGTGCCCAAAAAAGGGTTTTCAATAGCACATATATCTTAAAAAACATTACTAGCGTACAATTAGCTGTACACATATAATATAGACGCTTGCAGTTAAACTTAGTACTATATTCCTTGAGATTTTTTTTAAGATTAGCGGATTAACCACATTTTCGTATTAGGCCCATCGCCCCCCATATTGATTTTGGCCTGATTATAAGCGGCAGAATTAAATAATATTTCGTCTTCGGGATACATAAATCTTAACGGGATGCTTGGCTGCATAGCCAGTGGACCTAGTTTAAATGCAGGATAACCGGTCCTGCGATGTTCCATCCAACCTTCATCACCGTTAAAAAGCAAGGATACCCATTTCTGGGTTATCAATTGGCGGATTGTTCCATCAAATTTAACGGGTTTCTTTTTGAAGTATTTCTCCCCGGGTGCGGTGCCCCAATACTCCATGGAAGCCGTAACCGCTTTTTTATATAAAGCTTCGGTAGTCATTCCCCTGAAATCAACCCAACCACGTAGGGAAATCTCCGCTAATATGAACCAGGTCTCACTATTGGTGAATATAACGGCTTTGCATAAATCGCTCTTAGCTTGGTTAAAAGCTGCTGCAAAATGCGAGATATGATCATTACCGCCATTATATTGAAAGGGATCCTGGATGGCATTCGGAACACCTACGTACAAATTTGTATCTA includes the following:
- a CDS encoding sensor histidine kinase; this translates as MFRFGHRQILFASFIILLVTVFLLIWRPDYNFFDGGLITVILLTLFIKDETITSWMGVICTVVVVTVAFLPHKNPNPAEVFIEHFFSLILVIGTTLLVIFVKRLYRTLEAEENQLTALIQHATEGIILTNEDGLIILANPEAENLFGYTSEEMLRKPIETLIPSRFREKHVGHRKNFNKQPADRKMGSGMALFALRKDGTEFPVEVSLSHFKQGYDKFVLAFVVDITMRKESEDRLLAQKQQLEELTRSMQRLNQDLEQKVDERTRNLQDALQQLEISQQELEEALHKEKELNEIKSRFVSMASHEFRTPLSAILSSAALIKKYEQTEDQQKREKHVQKIRDAVKHLNELLEDFLSLGRIEEGKVNIHPEDIPLASLMQETREEVQGLLKKGQHIDISVDAALVILTDKRLLKHIFVNLLTNAIKFSPENSPISWVANKTGENIRMEVADQGMGIPKEDQHYLFSSFFRAKNVTNIQGTGLGLHIVKRYVDMLSGNIQVESELGKGTSIIISFPNHTL
- a CDS encoding cytochrome c oxidase subunit 2A, whose translation is MNSQQDNGEKFVPKGAIAFFVLLIALCLGIWYGIYLIMLQRA
- a CDS encoding response regulator, producing the protein MATILVVDDHTDIRENIAEILSLAGYDTIEAENGKKAVELARGSKPDLIVCDIMMPELDGYGVLHLLRKIPETEHIPFIFLTAKTERGDLRKGMEMGADDFITKPFEDVELLAAVETRLKKQSMLEQKLAQSQQQTVNNLLQDWQSSGLLNLDPDNYSSTVLGKKQPVYREGKHPQYLYYVKSGKVKAYKLNDDGKEYITNLYGEGDYFGYVSLIENKPYEENAEALENTELTLIPKDVFLEQLLNDVTVARTFIKRIATEVKEKEDRLLQLAYDSLRKRVASGLLDIHDKLHKEQGSDALIELSRDDIARYVGTATESLIRTLSDFKHEKLIEMKGTRIRIVEPEKLRKLLY